A single genomic interval of Novosphingobium ginsenosidimutans harbors:
- a CDS encoding acyl-CoA dehydrogenase family protein encodes MDLSYNETQGMLRETLARFLADTYDFESRKKMLASPEGRDPGIWKAIATELGLTCAPFAEEHGGMGGGALENMIMMEEFGKVIAIEPWLQTVVIGGGALKHAGGALAEATIPAIISGDCVIAFAYAEPQGRYNLADIGTTAKADGAGYVLNGHKGVVYAAPWATHLLVTARTGGGRRDRAGVELFLIEANRPGITRRDYPTVDGFMASEVYFENVAIPGEALLTGGIELIERVVDEATMAVCAEASGIARTMVNQTVEYTKQRKQFGQPIAKFQVLQHRMSDMFVEAEQVSSMALMGTLKLDEAAEARKAAVSMAKAKVGRSLKFVGQNAIQTHGGIGITMELAIGHYFKRGTMIEGQFGSIDHHLERFETLAYPA; translated from the coding sequence ATGGATCTGAGCTACAACGAAACCCAGGGCATGCTGCGCGAAACCCTCGCGCGGTTCCTGGCCGACACCTATGATTTTGAAAGCCGCAAGAAGATGCTGGCCAGCCCCGAAGGGCGTGATCCGGGCATCTGGAAGGCAATTGCCACCGAGCTCGGCCTGACCTGCGCGCCCTTTGCCGAAGAGCATGGCGGCATGGGCGGCGGTGCCCTCGAAAACATGATCATGATGGAAGAATTCGGCAAGGTCATCGCGATCGAGCCGTGGCTGCAGACCGTGGTGATCGGCGGCGGCGCGCTGAAGCACGCCGGCGGCGCGCTGGCCGAAGCGACCATCCCCGCGATCATCAGCGGCGATTGCGTGATCGCCTTTGCCTATGCCGAGCCGCAGGGCCGCTACAACCTGGCCGATATCGGCACCACGGCCAAGGCCGATGGCGCGGGCTATGTCCTCAATGGTCACAAGGGCGTGGTCTATGCCGCCCCCTGGGCGACCCACCTGCTCGTCACCGCCCGCACCGGCGGCGGCCGCCGTGACCGCGCCGGCGTCGAGCTGTTCCTGATCGAAGCCAACCGCCCCGGCATCACCCGCCGCGACTATCCGACCGTCGATGGCTTCATGGCGTCGGAAGTCTACTTCGAAAACGTCGCCATTCCGGGCGAGGCGCTGCTGACTGGCGGGATCGAACTGATCGAACGCGTGGTCGATGAAGCGACCATGGCAGTTTGCGCCGAAGCCAGCGGCATTGCCCGCACCATGGTGAACCAGACGGTCGAATACACCAAGCAGCGCAAGCAATTTGGCCAGCCGATCGCCAAGTTCCAGGTCCTGCAGCACCGCATGAGCGACATGTTCGTCGAGGCCGAGCAAGTCTCGTCGATGGCGCTGATGGGCACGCTGAAGCTCGACGAAGCCGCCGAGGCCCGCAAGGCCGCGGTCTCAATGGCCAAGGCCAAGGTCGGCCGCAGCCTGAAGTTCGTCGGCCAGAACGCGATCCAGACCCATGGCGGCATTGGCATCACCATGGAACTGGCAATCGGCCACTACTTCAAGCGCGGAACGATGATTGAAGGCCAGTTCGGCAGCATCGATCATCACCTCGAGCGCTTCGAGACCCTCGCCTACCCGGCTTAG
- a CDS encoding TonB-dependent receptor, with protein MLPKSPAAALRRAAPPLWIGLLACAAPVMAQDGPANDTPPPSAAVSEGEGASRTKVYQADFFIAFSPTTALDMVRRVPGFAIEEADREVRGFSGAAGNVVFNGARATSKSDELAAQLARIPARRVLRIEVAPGDVYGSDFAGRSQVLNVVTTKAGGIDGNLKASVTRIHSGRATPNLEGAVVIRSGQSTFNLSAESGRRIQSEIGFDELSRASDGVLLERRDKRNEIRERNPAFAASWAHDGGTNKAAHLNLRYAPGGFKLTQFNHVTPLNGPERDDRLTQDYSPKRFEIGGDLTRPLGGGALKFVALANRRERDDFDAYYTRQGEAVIGGFEQDTTSRYDEVLGRLTWTHPKVAGFAFELGSEVAYNKLNNATDLFLLGPNGARNKIDLPIDRATVDELRSESYVNLGRQLTPSLRLDTTLAFEVSKLTVSGDTSAERSLKFFKPGMTLDWKAGGGWHVQASMRRQVAQLNFYDFISAAELANDRVNGGNANLRPQRTWEARLTVERPVLGKGQIRLEAGYDWASDLQDRILTPEGFDAPGNIGSGTRKFVQGTFDAPLDTLGLKSTRLKLTGGWQEHSVRDPLTGQERPWSGFRPAWNWSAELRRDAGQWSYGLQVFREATSTVYRIDEIDRFFNSGPFGIAFAEYRPDKKTTIRLDLENVFDVAGQRQRTFYDPDRRQALASAIEFRHRDAHAAVTLSVNRTFGAG; from the coding sequence ATGTTGCCGAAAAGCCCTGCTGCCGCGCTGCGCCGCGCTGCCCCGCCCTTGTGGATTGGCCTCTTGGCCTGTGCCGCGCCGGTCATGGCCCAGGATGGGCCGGCAAACGACACGCCGCCGCCCAGCGCCGCCGTCTCCGAAGGCGAAGGGGCGAGCCGGACCAAGGTCTACCAGGCCGATTTCTTCATAGCCTTTTCGCCCACCACTGCCCTCGACATGGTGCGCCGGGTGCCGGGTTTCGCGATCGAGGAAGCGGACCGCGAAGTGCGCGGCTTCAGCGGCGCGGCGGGCAACGTGGTGTTCAATGGGGCGCGGGCCACATCTAAATCCGATGAACTGGCGGCCCAGCTTGCCCGCATTCCCGCCCGCCGGGTGCTGCGGATCGAGGTGGCGCCGGGCGATGTCTATGGTTCCGACTTTGCGGGGCGCAGCCAGGTGCTCAATGTCGTCACCACCAAGGCCGGCGGGATCGACGGCAATCTCAAGGCCAGCGTGACCCGCATCCACAGCGGGCGGGCTACGCCCAACCTGGAAGGCGCGGTCGTGATCCGCAGCGGCCAGTCCACCTTCAACCTCTCGGCCGAAAGTGGCCGCCGGATCCAGAGCGAGATCGGCTTTGACGAGCTGAGCCGCGCGAGTGACGGCGTGCTCTTGGAGCGGCGCGACAAGCGCAACGAGATCCGGGAGCGCAACCCTGCCTTTGCGGCCAGCTGGGCGCACGATGGCGGGACCAACAAGGCGGCGCACCTCAACCTGCGCTATGCCCCAGGCGGCTTCAAGCTGACGCAGTTCAACCATGTCACCCCGCTGAACGGCCCGGAGCGCGACGACCGGCTGACCCAGGACTACAGCCCCAAGCGGTTCGAGATTGGCGGCGACCTGACCCGGCCGCTGGGCGGCGGGGCGCTCAAGTTCGTGGCGCTGGCCAACCGGCGCGAGCGCGATGACTTCGATGCCTATTACACCCGGCAGGGCGAGGCGGTGATCGGCGGGTTCGAGCAGGATACCACCTCGCGCTATGACGAAGTGCTGGGCCGGCTGACCTGGACCCATCCCAAGGTGGCGGGCTTCGCGTTCGAGCTGGGGAGCGAGGTGGCCTATAACAAGCTCAACAACGCGACCGACCTGTTCCTGCTTGGCCCCAATGGCGCGCGCAACAAGATCGACCTGCCGATTGACCGGGCGACGGTGGATGAGCTGCGCAGCGAAAGCTACGTCAACCTCGGCCGCCAGCTCACGCCTTCGCTGCGGCTCGATACGACGCTGGCCTTCGAAGTCTCCAAGCTGACGGTCAGCGGCGATACCAGCGCGGAACGCTCACTGAAGTTCTTCAAGCCGGGCATGACGCTTGACTGGAAGGCCGGGGGCGGCTGGCACGTCCAGGCTTCGATGCGGAGGCAAGTGGCGCAGCTCAATTTCTATGACTTCATCTCAGCGGCCGAACTGGCGAATGATCGGGTCAACGGCGGCAATGCCAACCTGCGGCCGCAGCGGACCTGGGAAGCGCGGCTGACAGTCGAGCGGCCGGTGCTGGGCAAGGGCCAGATCCGGCTGGAGGCCGGCTATGACTGGGCCAGCGACCTGCAGGACCGGATCCTGACGCCCGAGGGCTTTGACGCACCCGGCAATATCGGTTCGGGCACCCGCAAGTTCGTGCAGGGCACCTTTGATGCCCCGCTCGACACGCTGGGCCTCAAGAGCACCCGGCTCAAGCTGACCGGCGGCTGGCAGGAGCATTCAGTGCGCGATCCGCTGACCGGGCAGGAGCGCCCATGGAGCGGCTTCCGCCCGGCCTGGAACTGGAGCGCGGAACTGCGCCGCGATGCCGGCCAATGGTCCTATGGCCTGCAGGTGTTCCGCGAGGCGACCAGCACGGTCTACCGGATCGATGAGATCGACCGGTTCTTCAACTCGGGACCCTTCGGGATCGCCTTTGCCGAATACCGTCCGGACAAGAAGACCACGATCCGGTTGGATCTCGAGAACGTGTTCGACGTGGCCGGCCAGCGGCAGCGGACGTTCTATGACCCCGACCGCCGCCAAGCGCTTGCCTCGGCAATCGAGTTCCGTCACCGCGACGCGCACGCCGCGGTGACGCTCTCGGTCAACCGCACCTTCGGCGCGGGTTGA